The nucleotide window ATCTCAAAGAGATCGGAAACCTGATCGCCGGTGGCTGGGCTGGTGACAATCACATGACTTGCACCGGATAGCGCTGCCCGCTCGCTGCTTTCCAGCGTGTGCGCCTGAGCGTTGCTCAAACCGTTCTCACGGCAAAGAGGATGATGAACAAGCGCAACCAGCTTCAATCGGTCCTTTAGCTCGATGGCGGCGTCGGGCATAACCCCGAAGGCCAGACCGTCAACGACCACCAGACGACCACCAGGAAGGTCATTCAGGCGCTTCCTGGCAGTCGCCAATGTCTGGTCATCGGGAAACGGAAATCCATCTCCGAGCGGCAAAAGATCAACCTTCCAGCCGTCACGTTTCAGACCTGCGATGATTTGCCGGTCGTAACCGTAACCACCGGTTGGTGTTTCCAAGTCGCCCGGATAGGCGAAACATAGACTTTTCATCGAGGCTCAGATCTTGGCTTCGTACCAGGCACGCGCCACGTGCGATTCTGAAATTGTCACGCGGATCGCACCAAGTTCTGACCCCGGGCGGCCCAGTTTGTCGTTGCGCGCTGCCTTGGCGAGGTGATCGTGAATGTGCTTCGTCAGAAACTCTGTCGTGGTGTTGATGCCTTCAAACTCCGGCACTTCGTCGAGGTTCTTGTAGTTCAGAGGCTGCAGCACTTCCTTCAAG belongs to Roseibium porphyridii and includes:
- a CDS encoding 6-pyruvoyl trahydropterin synthase family protein — its product is MFAVEVRDHVMIAHSFKGELFGPAQALHGATFVIDAAFLADSLDENGVVIDIGRAHDALKEVLQPLNYKNLDEVPEFEGINTTTEFLTKHIHDHLAKAARNDKLGRPGSELGAIRVTISESHVARAWYEAKI